A region from the Paraurantiacibacter namhicola genome encodes:
- the glmM gene encoding phosphoglucosamine mutase, with translation MGRKFFGTDGIRGRANADLLKPSTAMKVGQAAGAHFVRGDHRHRVVIGKDTRLSGYMMETALVAGFTSVGMDVIMTGPLPTPAIALLTREMRADIGVMISASHNPYADNGIKLFGPDGFKLSDADEEAIEALMGGGEIPLAQGGGIGRARRIDDARGRYIHAVKGSVGEDMRFDGLKVVVDCAHGAAYQVAPTAIWELGGDVIAIGVTPNGTNINDGVGSTSLDAVKARVLEEGADIGIALDGDADRLIVVDEKGQTVDGDQIMALIGTRMKSRGTLTGEGVVATVMSNLGLERFLQGQGLTLERTKVGDRHVLERMRAGGYNVGGEQSGHMILLDHATTGDGTIAALQVLAAMVRAGKPASELLHQFDPVPQLLENVRFSGGKPLEDAAVKACIADAEAELSGKGRLVIRPSGTEPVIRVMAEGDDEGQVKAVVGRICDSVRQAAE, from the coding sequence ATGGGACGTAAATTCTTCGGAACGGACGGTATTCGCGGGCGCGCCAATGCGGACCTGCTGAAGCCATCGACGGCCATGAAGGTGGGCCAGGCGGCCGGCGCACATTTCGTGCGCGGGGACCATCGCCACCGCGTGGTGATCGGCAAGGATACGCGGCTTTCGGGCTACATGATGGAGACCGCGCTGGTCGCAGGCTTCACCAGCGTGGGCATGGACGTGATCATGACCGGCCCCCTGCCCACCCCCGCCATCGCCCTGCTGACGCGCGAGATGCGGGCGGACATCGGCGTGATGATCTCCGCCAGCCACAACCCCTATGCCGACAATGGCATCAAGCTGTTTGGCCCCGATGGCTTCAAACTGTCCGACGCGGATGAGGAGGCAATCGAGGCGCTGATGGGGGGCGGGGAAATCCCGCTGGCACAGGGCGGCGGCATCGGCCGCGCCCGCCGGATCGACGATGCGCGCGGCCGCTACATCCACGCCGTGAAAGGCAGCGTGGGCGAGGACATGCGCTTCGACGGGCTGAAGGTGGTGGTCGATTGCGCCCACGGCGCGGCATACCAGGTTGCCCCGACGGCCATCTGGGAGCTGGGCGGGGACGTCATCGCCATCGGCGTCACCCCGAATGGCACCAATATCAACGACGGCGTCGGCTCCACATCGCTCGACGCCGTGAAGGCGCGGGTGCTGGAAGAAGGCGCCGATATCGGCATTGCCCTGGACGGCGATGCGGACCGCCTGATCGTGGTCGACGAGAAAGGCCAGACGGTCGATGGCGACCAGATCATGGCGCTGATTGGCACGCGGATGAAATCGCGCGGCACGCTGACCGGCGAGGGCGTGGTCGCCACGGTGATGAGCAATCTGGGCCTCGAACGCTTCCTGCAAGGCCAGGGCCTGACGCTGGAGCGCACCAAGGTGGGCGACCGGCACGTGCTGGAGCGGATGCGGGCCGGCGGCTACAATGTGGGCGGCGAGCAGTCCGGCCATATGATCCTGCTGGACCATGCCACCACCGGCGACGGCACGATTGCCGCGCTGCAGGTGCTGGCCGCAATGGTGCGCGCCGGGAAGCCGGCCAGCGAACTTCTCCACCAGTTCGATCCCGTCCCGCAGCTGCTCGAAAACGTCCGCTTCTCCGGCGGGAAGCCGCTTGAGGACGCGGCCGTGAAAGCGTGCATTGCCGACGCAGAGGCCGAGCTGTCCGGCAAGGGCCGCCTGGTCATCCGCCCCAGCGGCACGGAGCCTGTCATCCGCGTGATGGCGGAAGGCGACGACGAGGGACAGGTAAAGGCCGTCGTCGGACGGATCTGTGACAGCGTCAGGCAGGCGGCGGAGTGA
- the thiD gene encoding bifunctional hydroxymethylpyrimidine kinase/phosphomethylpyrimidine kinase, with protein MSSQEKPIQPRILSIAGSDSSGGAGIQADTKTITVLGGYAMTAITAVTAQDTTGVHKIALLEPGMVAAQVTACLQDIGADAVKIGMLGSPEIAEAVLGALEGFEGPVVFDPVMVATSGASLADEATIASFERWLTRAEVVTPNLPELEALAGHSCPTGQDVIEAALAIARKHGCAVLAKGGHSADDLMVDRLVFPHDAVAEWEGERIDTPHTHGTGCTMSAAIATLLGHGQDLRHAVELSRKFVRQAIEAAPGFGKGNGPLGHNRVGRG; from the coding sequence GTGAGTTCGCAGGAAAAGCCGATCCAGCCGCGCATCCTCTCGATAGCGGGGTCCGACAGCTCTGGCGGCGCTGGCATCCAGGCCGATACCAAGACCATCACCGTGCTGGGCGGTTACGCCATGACGGCCATCACCGCCGTCACTGCGCAGGATACCACCGGCGTTCACAAGATTGCCCTTCTGGAACCAGGCATGGTGGCCGCGCAGGTCACCGCCTGCCTCCAGGACATCGGGGCCGACGCCGTGAAGATCGGCATGCTCGGCTCGCCGGAGATTGCCGAGGCGGTGCTCGGCGCTTTGGAAGGCTTCGAAGGGCCGGTCGTCTTCGATCCCGTCATGGTGGCCACCAGCGGCGCATCGCTGGCTGACGAGGCGACCATTGCCAGCTTCGAGCGGTGGCTGACGCGCGCAGAGGTTGTGACCCCGAACCTGCCGGAACTCGAGGCGCTGGCGGGCCATTCATGCCCCACCGGGCAGGACGTGATCGAAGCTGCGCTGGCCATCGCCCGCAAGCATGGCTGCGCCGTGCTGGCCAAGGGCGGACATTCGGCGGACGATCTGATGGTGGACCGGCTGGTCTTCCCCCATGACGCAGTCGCCGAGTGGGAAGGAGAGCGGATCGACACGCCGCATACGCATGGAACGGGCTGCACCATGTCGGCCGCCATCGCCACCCTGCTGGGTCACGGGCAGGACCTGCGCCACGCCGTGGAGCTCAGCCGAAAGTTCGTGCGCCAGGCCATCGAGGCGGCGCCGGGATTTGGCAAGGGCAACGGCCCGCTCGGCCACAACCGCGTGGGCCGTGGCTGA
- a CDS encoding TIGR00730 family Rossman fold protein, producing MTDKTDKTQAPANPGKDRDIDDRKFYPAKQEADFADQVVPVTPQTQHPAYKLAFRDTDFMLRDELRPVRFQLELLKPEMLLDEARVGSTLVMYGSARIPSPEAADEVLAKAEKLPEDEARIARSLAAKAKYYGEAQKLARMVSEKAIVENGKRQFVVCSGGGPSIMEAANRGASDAGAESIGLNIVLPHEQAPNSYVTPYLALNFHYFALRKMHFLLRARAVAVFPGGFGTFDELFELLTLIQTGKMKPIPIMLFGKDFWSRVVDFDAIAEEGTISRKDLDLFHWCETADEAWEHIRDFYDLTENGQPAG from the coding sequence ATGACAGATAAGACTGATAAGACACAGGCGCCCGCAAATCCGGGCAAGGATCGCGATATCGACGATCGCAAGTTCTACCCCGCAAAGCAGGAAGCCGATTTCGCGGACCAGGTGGTCCCGGTCACGCCGCAGACGCAGCATCCCGCTTACAAGCTGGCCTTCCGCGACACCGACTTCATGCTGCGGGACGAATTGCGCCCCGTGCGTTTCCAGCTGGAATTGCTGAAGCCCGAAATGCTGCTGGACGAGGCGCGTGTCGGCTCCACGCTGGTGATGTACGGTTCTGCCCGTATTCCTTCGCCCGAAGCGGCGGACGAGGTGCTGGCCAAGGCCGAGAAGCTGCCCGAGGACGAGGCCCGCATCGCGCGCAGCCTGGCAGCCAAGGCAAAGTATTACGGCGAAGCACAGAAGCTGGCCCGCATGGTCAGCGAGAAGGCCATTGTCGAGAACGGGAAGCGGCAGTTCGTCGTGTGCTCCGGCGGCGGCCCCTCCATCATGGAAGCGGCCAATCGCGGGGCGAGCGATGCAGGCGCGGAAAGCATCGGCCTCAACATCGTGCTGCCGCATGAACAAGCGCCGAATTCCTACGTCACGCCCTATCTGGCGCTGAACTTCCACTATTTCGCGCTGCGCAAGATGCACTTCCTGCTGCGTGCCCGCGCAGTGGCGGTGTTCCCGGGCGGCTTCGGGACGTTCGACGAGCTGTTCGAGCTGCTGACCCTGATCCAGACCGGCAAGATGAAGCCGATCCCGATCATGCTGTTCGGCAAGGATTTCTGGAGCCGCGTGGTCGATTTCGATGCGATTGCGGAAGAAGGAACGATCTCGCGCAAGGACCTCGACCTGTTCCACTGGTGCGAGACCGCGGACGAGGCGTGGGAGCACATCCGCGACTTCTATGACCTGACGGAAAACGGCCAGCCCGCAGGCTGA
- a CDS encoding Ppx/GppA phosphatase family protein: protein MERSRMAEHDPPDGLPKAGRKDKKRPPAARPGVAQADSGAADGKAQPDERLWRRPPHSHYRQAYAAIDLGTNNCRLLIARPTQENFVVIDAFSRVCRLGQGLAQSGRLSDEAMDRAVGALKICADKLKRRNVHLARSVATEACRRASNGEAFIERVQRETGIRLDIISAEEEARLAVLGCHILLEDGLGPAMIFDIGGGSTELVLIEPGGPVPRIIDWQSVPWGVVSLTETVGAEADSDDREARLARYAEMRRLVDESFAEFAERIGPHRSPDLRLLGTSGTVTTLASVHLELPQYDRQAVDGLIVPSINMRNIAAELSQLDADGRSEFPCIGRDRAGLVVAGCAILESILDIWPAPRLGVADRGIREGILRSMMSADSEGAANRAALKRGTENI from the coding sequence ATGGAAAGATCGCGTATGGCGGAACATGATCCGCCGGACGGGCTGCCCAAGGCAGGCCGGAAGGACAAGAAGCGGCCGCCCGCTGCAAGGCCGGGCGTGGCCCAGGCCGATTCAGGCGCCGCCGACGGCAAGGCCCAGCCCGATGAGAGGCTCTGGCGCCGCCCGCCCCACAGCCATTACCGGCAGGCCTATGCCGCCATCGATCTTGGCACCAACAACTGCCGCCTGCTGATCGCCCGGCCCACGCAGGAAAACTTCGTGGTGATCGATGCGTTCAGCCGCGTGTGCCGGCTGGGCCAGGGCCTGGCGCAATCGGGCCGCTTGTCGGACGAGGCGATGGACCGCGCGGTCGGCGCGCTGAAGATCTGCGCCGACAAGCTGAAGCGGCGCAATGTCCACCTCGCCCGCTCCGTTGCGACCGAGGCCTGCCGCCGTGCCAGCAATGGCGAGGCGTTCATCGAGCGCGTGCAACGCGAAACCGGCATAAGGCTGGACATCATCTCCGCCGAGGAGGAAGCCCGCCTCGCCGTGCTGGGCTGCCACATCCTGCTGGAGGACGGGCTGGGGCCGGCCATGATCTTCGACATCGGCGGCGGATCGACCGAACTGGTGCTGATCGAACCGGGCGGCCCCGTGCCGCGCATCATCGACTGGCAGAGCGTTCCGTGGGGCGTCGTGTCCCTGACAGAGACCGTGGGCGCGGAAGCGGACAGCGATGACCGCGAAGCGCGGCTGGCCCGCTATGCCGAAATGCGGCGGCTGGTCGATGAAAGCTTTGCCGAATTTGCCGAGCGCATCGGCCCGCACCGCTCGCCCGACCTGCGCCTGCTTGGGACCAGTGGCACAGTAACAACGCTAGCCAGCGTCCACCTGGAGCTGCCTCAATACGATCGGCAGGCGGTGGACGGGCTGATCGTGCCGTCCATCAACATGCGCAATATCGCCGCTGAATTATCCCAGCTGGACGCGGACGGGCGCAGCGAGTTTCCCTGCATCGGGCGCGACCGGGCCGGCCTGGTGGTGGCCGGCTGCGCCATCCTGGAATCGATCCTGGACATCTGGCCCGCCCCACGGCTGGGCGTGGCCGACCGCGGCATTCGCGAAGGCATATTACGCTCCATGATGAGCGCCGACAGCGAAGGTGCGGCCAACCGGGCTGCGCTGAAGCGCGGAACGGAGAACATTTAA
- a CDS encoding RlmE family RNA methyltransferase, translating to MSRSGKDADRRVRTGKKRSASSIRWLERQLNDPYAKQAKAEGYRSRAAYKLLGLDEKFGLLRGVKRVVDLGIAPGGWAQVVRKTIPKAGIVGIDLLETDAIEGVTILQMDFMADEAPAALEAALDGPPDLVLSDMAANTVGHKQTDHLRTMGLVEAAAWFAVETLEEGGAFVAKVLAGGTDKDLLTLLKHHFKTVKHAKPPASRKGSSEWYVVAQGFKGRG from the coding sequence ATGTCAAGATCGGGCAAGGATGCCGACCGGCGCGTGCGCACCGGCAAGAAGCGTTCGGCCAGCTCCATCCGCTGGCTGGAGCGACAACTGAACGATCCTTACGCCAAGCAGGCGAAGGCCGAGGGCTATCGCAGCCGCGCGGCTTACAAGCTGCTGGGCCTGGACGAGAAATTCGGCCTGCTGCGCGGCGTGAAGCGCGTGGTCGACCTTGGCATCGCGCCGGGCGGCTGGGCTCAGGTGGTCCGCAAGACCATCCCGAAGGCTGGTATCGTGGGTATCGACCTGCTGGAAACGGACGCCATAGAGGGCGTGACCATCCTGCAGATGGACTTCATGGCGGACGAGGCACCTGCCGCGCTGGAAGCCGCGCTCGATGGTCCGCCCGACCTGGTGCTGAGCGACATGGCCGCCAACACGGTGGGCCACAAACAGACCGATCACCTGCGCACCATGGGGCTGGTGGAAGCCGCCGCGTGGTTTGCCGTGGAAACGCTTGAAGAAGGCGGCGCGTTCGTCGCCAAGGTTCTCGCTGGCGGGACGGACAAGGACTTGCTGACGCTGCTGAAACACCACTTCAAGACCGTGAAACACGCCAAGCCGCCCGCCAGCCGCAAGGGATCGAGCGAGTGGTATGTCGTGGCGCAGGGTTTCAAGGGCCGCGGCTGA
- a CDS encoding c-type cytochrome: MNDRTNTIFGWVLFSGVVALGLSAISTRVFHADSSEAPETFGYPIEGVSTGEEEDAGPSLATLLATGSADAGEAVFAKCTACHTIAQGGAAGIGPNLYAIMGKPIGKHAAGFAYSSALSGHGGDWTYENMDAWLKAPNGFASGTKMSFAGLSKPEDRANVILYMRANGGGPPLPEPEAEEAAPAEGEVDGAGEGPGGVEGAEANSVEAAGAMGAPQPVPGSGAAASNSGGAKIGD; encoded by the coding sequence ATGAACGATCGCACAAACACCATTTTCGGCTGGGTGCTTTTCTCCGGCGTTGTCGCGCTGGGCCTCAGCGCCATCTCCACCCGCGTTTTCCACGCTGATAGCAGCGAAGCGCCAGAAACGTTCGGTTATCCGATCGAAGGCGTCTCCACTGGCGAAGAAGAAGATGCGGGCCCCTCGCTCGCCACGCTGCTGGCCACCGGCAGTGCCGATGCAGGCGAAGCCGTTTTCGCCAAGTGCACCGCGTGCCACACCATCGCGCAGGGCGGCGCGGCCGGTATCGGCCCCAATCTCTACGCCATCATGGGCAAGCCCATCGGCAAGCATGCGGCAGGCTTCGCTTACAGCTCCGCTCTGTCCGGCCATGGCGGCGACTGGACTTATGAGAACATGGACGCCTGGCTGAAGGCACCCAATGGCTTTGCCAGCGGCACGAAGATGAGCTTTGCCGGCCTTTCCAAGCCGGAAGACCGCGCCAATGTCATCCTTTATATGCGCGCCAATGGCGGCGGCCCGCCGCTGCCCGAACCCGAAGCGGAAGAAGCCGCCCCGGCCGAAGGTGAAGTGGACGGCGCAGGCGAAGGCCCCGGCGGCGTCGAGGGCGCGGAAGCCAATTCCGTCGAAGCAGCCGGTGCCATGGGCGCCCCGCAGCCTGTACCGGGCAGCGGCGCAGCGGCCAGCAACAGCGGCGGCGCCAAGATCGGCGACTGA
- a CDS encoding prephenate dehydratase: MSSAASSFAAPARALVATMSQAAAESPDRAVAFQGAPGANSHRAALEWEPECLPLPCFSFEDAMDAVTAGKCGSAIIPIENSQHGRVADIHFLLPGSGLKIVAEHFMPITHALMGLGDGPFEAAYSHPQALGQSRNFLRERGIVPLSHADTAGAAAYVAERGEPQFAAIAPALAADLYDLKIVEERVEDAADNTTRFVVLAREGVAPDAIDPAQAMTTFVFKVKNIPAALYKALGGFATNGVNMTKLESYQDGANFSATMFYADIIGAPKEYGGDPAVDRALEELAFHTREVRMLGTYPLARRRGAIGS, translated from the coding sequence ATGTCGTCCGCTGCTTCATCCTTCGCTGCGCCCGCCCGCGCACTGGTCGCGACCATGTCACAGGCTGCGGCCGAAAGCCCCGATCGCGCGGTGGCATTCCAGGGTGCGCCCGGGGCCAATTCGCACCGCGCAGCGCTGGAGTGGGAGCCGGAATGCCTGCCGCTGCCCTGCTTCAGCTTCGAGGACGCGATGGATGCCGTGACCGCCGGCAAGTGCGGCAGCGCCATCATCCCGATCGAAAATTCGCAGCATGGCCGCGTGGCGGACATCCATTTCCTGCTGCCGGGCAGCGGGCTGAAGATCGTGGCCGAGCATTTCATGCCGATTACCCATGCCCTGATGGGTCTGGGCGATGGACCCTTCGAGGCGGCCTATTCCCATCCGCAGGCGCTGGGCCAGTCGCGCAATTTCCTGCGCGAGCGCGGGATCGTGCCGTTAAGCCATGCCGACACGGCAGGCGCGGCGGCCTATGTGGCGGAGCGCGGCGAGCCGCAATTTGCCGCCATCGCGCCCGCCCTGGCGGCAGATCTCTACGACTTGAAGATCGTGGAAGAGCGGGTGGAGGACGCAGCTGACAACACCACGCGCTTTGTCGTGCTGGCGCGCGAAGGCGTTGCGCCCGATGCCATCGATCCCGCGCAGGCGATGACCACCTTTGTCTTCAAGGTGAAGAATATTCCCGCCGCGCTGTACAAGGCGCTGGGCGGCTTCGCGACCAACGGCGTGAACATGACCAAGCTGGAAAGCTACCAGGACGGGGCGAATTTCTCGGCCACCATGTTCTATGCGGACATCATCGGCGCGCCGAAGGAATATGGCGGCGACCCCGCAGTCGATCGCGCATTGGAAGAACTGGCTTTCCACACGCGCGAAGTGCGCATGCTGGGCACTTATCCCCTCGCCCGCAGACGCGGCGCCATCGGCAGCTGA
- a CDS encoding AAA family ATPase produces the protein MTMTLDETRQMADAIRAEIGKAIVGQEDTVEHLLVALVARGHVLLEGAPGTAKTFLAQCFARATGMDFGRIQFTPDLLPGDILGSNLFNFQTSQFTLTRGAVFTELLLADEINRTPPKTQAALLEAMQERRVTLDGESHDLPERFMVVATQNPIENQGVYPLPEAQLDRFLFKLLVPYPSAEEEAAIVSRFAQRSGMPKPEDHGVTQVADAKRIGEAQDAIAEVTIAQEVIDYAVGLVRATRENADLSAGASPRAAVLLANAGRARAALQGRDYVLPDDVKALATNVLRHRLLLSPAAEIEGRQVEQLVEGMIEEVEAPR, from the coding sequence ATGACCATGACACTGGACGAGACGCGCCAGATGGCGGACGCGATCCGGGCCGAGATCGGCAAGGCTATCGTGGGACAGGAAGACACGGTGGAACACCTGCTGGTGGCACTGGTGGCCCGCGGCCACGTGCTGCTGGAAGGCGCTCCGGGCACGGCCAAGACCTTCCTCGCCCAGTGCTTCGCCCGCGCCACGGGCATGGACTTTGGCCGTATCCAGTTCACGCCGGACCTGCTGCCGGGCGACATCCTCGGCTCCAACCTGTTCAACTTCCAGACCAGCCAATTCACCCTGACGCGCGGCGCCGTGTTCACCGAACTGCTGCTGGCGGACGAGATCAACCGCACGCCGCCCAAGACGCAGGCCGCCCTGCTGGAAGCGATGCAGGAACGCCGCGTCACGCTGGATGGCGAAAGCCACGACCTGCCCGAACGCTTCATGGTGGTGGCCACCCAGAACCCCATCGAGAACCAGGGCGTGTATCCCCTGCCCGAAGCGCAGCTGGACCGGTTCCTGTTCAAGCTGCTGGTCCCTTACCCCTCTGCCGAGGAGGAAGCCGCCATTGTCAGCCGCTTCGCGCAGCGCAGCGGCATGCCGAAGCCCGAAGATCACGGCGTGACGCAGGTGGCCGATGCCAAGCGGATCGGCGAGGCGCAGGATGCCATTGCCGAAGTCACCATCGCGCAGGAAGTCATCGACTATGCCGTGGGCCTGGTGCGCGCGACGCGCGAGAATGCGGACCTTTCCGCCGGTGCCAGCCCGCGCGCCGCCGTGCTGCTGGCCAATGCCGGGCGCGCCCGCGCCGCGCTGCAGGGCCGCGATTACGTGTTGCCGGACGATGTGAAGGCGCTGGCCACCAATGTCCTGCGCCACCGCCTGCTGCTGAGCCCCGCTGCAGAGATCGAAGGGCGCCAGGTCGAACAGCTGGTCGAAGGCATGATCGAAGAGGTCGAGGCACCCCGCTAA